In one Fodinicola acaciae genomic region, the following are encoded:
- a CDS encoding beta-N-acetylglucosaminidase domain-containing protein, which produces MSWPRTGRTRIRWSSGTNFPVTDAQTDRLYLGPLNGRGGHPDAAGWLANPMVQAEPSMIALATAADYSWNPRSYDPQRSWRQAIGGSDALAAFADANRTSPLQPAPAPALSTRSRPSSRRPPPAGWRPRQLRWSGFSATWPRPGRCCHTCPAISTERRSRRKPTRGCAKPRLTALAAPRSYAR; this is translated from the coding sequence ATGTCGTGGCCGCGCACCGGACGTACGCGCATCCGCTGGAGCTCTGGGACAAACTTTCCGGTCACCGACGCACAAACCGACCGGCTCTACCTCGGGCCGCTCAACGGCCGCGGAGGCCACCCGGACGCGGCCGGCTGGCTGGCCAACCCGATGGTGCAGGCCGAGCCGTCCATGATCGCGCTCGCCACCGCCGCCGACTACAGCTGGAATCCGCGATCGTACGACCCGCAACGGTCGTGGCGGCAGGCCATCGGTGGCTCGGACGCGCTGGCCGCTTTCGCTGACGCCAACCGCACCTCGCCGCTGCAACCGGCGCCAGCGCCGGCACTCAGCACGCGATCGCGGCCTTCGAGTCGGCGCCCGCCGCCTGCCGGCTGGCGACCGCGGCAGCTCCGCTGGTCCGGCTTTTCCGCGACCTGGCCGCGGCCCGGTCGGTGCTGCCACACTTGTCCGGCGATCTCGACAGAACGGCGTTCGCGACGGAAGCCGACCCGTGGCTGCGCAAAGCCGAGGCTTACGGCGCTGGCGGCGCCGCGATCGTACGCTCGCTGA
- a CDS encoding gamma-glutamyltransferase, protein MTSETAAGHGRVGPKKPVTGRRAVASSQHRIVTDTMLDTLRAGGNAVDAAIAGNLVQAVVQQDMTNHTGTVTALVYDAASGDVVELNSMGTIVPGLAPFTPIPMGKGLYAAAPGMPRAVAPGFMPGMKALYERFATLPWARLCESAVHWAEEGHVVTSFEHLVMAQTVDFFLYTESGRRHFTPNGHLPQVGDRWASPELAETMRNLAQDGPDYFLTGKWAQDFVARGNELGWQVTLENLTAIPPRWSSGHRWNHKGSTVVQQSPPERQGIYCQIVLGILDELDITSVGHWSDSAEALYYLAHALRRATIETGILNDPDIFGDTAGPLTSPDLIKGFAGILRNAKARVDLTEHVKLTRGVPAMAASGASKQPAGSCELTVVDERGNWVQMMNTLQSGGIPGEVVGGVPMVGSHASNSLAAPIEGWVVGGGRMRSILSNTMVLRDGKPWISLGSPGNVHCTVPQVLSNILDFGMAPYDADDAPRCLPYEDNHTISVESRVAAQVPAGLAKLGVLTNPLPAYDYHMGTYQMAWRDDDGSLSTCTGPRREGVAAGL, encoded by the coding sequence ATGACAAGCGAAACGGCAGCGGGTCACGGCCGGGTCGGGCCGAAAAAGCCGGTGACCGGCCGCCGCGCGGTCGCCTCAAGCCAACACCGAATCGTCACCGACACCATGCTCGACACCTTGCGCGCTGGCGGCAACGCGGTCGACGCGGCGATCGCCGGCAATCTGGTGCAGGCGGTCGTACAACAGGACATGACCAACCACACCGGCACCGTGACCGCGCTGGTGTACGACGCCGCGAGCGGCGACGTCGTCGAGCTGAACAGCATGGGGACGATCGTCCCCGGACTCGCGCCGTTCACGCCAATCCCGATGGGAAAGGGGTTGTACGCGGCCGCGCCCGGCATGCCGCGCGCGGTGGCACCTGGGTTCATGCCGGGAATGAAGGCACTTTACGAGCGTTTCGCGACGCTGCCATGGGCCAGGCTGTGCGAGTCGGCGGTGCACTGGGCCGAAGAGGGCCACGTGGTGACGTCGTTCGAGCATCTTGTCATGGCGCAGACCGTCGATTTCTTCCTCTACACCGAATCCGGACGCCGGCACTTCACGCCAAACGGGCACCTGCCGCAGGTCGGCGACCGCTGGGCCTCGCCGGAGCTGGCCGAGACCATGCGCAACCTCGCGCAGGACGGGCCGGACTATTTCCTCACCGGCAAATGGGCCCAGGATTTCGTGGCACGCGGCAACGAACTCGGCTGGCAGGTGACGCTGGAAAACCTCACCGCGATCCCGCCGCGATGGTCGTCCGGACATCGGTGGAACCACAAGGGATCGACGGTCGTCCAACAGTCCCCGCCGGAACGGCAGGGCATTTACTGCCAGATCGTGCTCGGCATTCTCGACGAGCTCGACATCACCTCTGTCGGACACTGGTCGGACAGCGCCGAAGCGCTGTATTACCTCGCGCACGCGTTACGGCGTGCCACGATCGAGACGGGCATCCTCAACGATCCCGATATTTTCGGCGACACCGCCGGCCCACTCACCTCACCCGACCTGATCAAGGGATTCGCCGGCATTCTGCGAAACGCGAAGGCGCGCGTCGACCTCACCGAACACGTCAAGCTGACCCGAGGCGTGCCGGCCATGGCCGCGTCCGGTGCGTCCAAACAGCCGGCCGGAAGCTGCGAGCTGACCGTCGTGGACGAGCGGGGCAACTGGGTCCAGATGATGAACACGCTGCAGAGCGGCGGCATCCCCGGCGAGGTCGTCGGTGGTGTACCGATGGTCGGCAGCCACGCGTCCAACAGCCTGGCCGCACCGATCGAAGGCTGGGTCGTCGGCGGCGGGCGGATGCGGTCGATTCTGTCCAACACCATGGTCCTTCGCGACGGGAAGCCGTGGATTTCCCTTGGCTCGCCCGGAAACGTACACTGCACCGTGCCGCAGGTCCTGTCCAACATCCTCGACTTCGGCATGGCACCGTACGACGCCGACGACGCTCCGCGATGCCTGCCGTACGAGGACAACCACACGATCTCGGTCGAGTCGCGGGTCGCCGCGCAGGTGCCGGCCGGACTGGCAAAGCTCGGCGTGCTCACCAATCCGTTGCCGGCCTACGACTACCACATGGGGACCTACCAAATGGCATGGCGGGACGACGACGGCAGCCTGTCGACCTGCACCGGACCACGCCGGGAAGGCGTCGCCGCCGGCCTATGA